The Pseudanabaena galeata CCNP1313 genome includes a region encoding these proteins:
- the fbp gene encoding class 1 fructose-bisphosphatase produces MTDSTRLNPANEIVLGRDFMTLSQHVLSQFGTFSAEAYDLSALMGRISLAGKTIARHLSRAGLVENVLGVTGEVNVQGEAVKNMDHYANRVFLRAFEQSGLVCRLASEEMEKPYYIPENCPIGRYTLLYDPIDGSSNIDVNLAIGSIFSIRQQEGNDESGEALDLLQSGRKQIGAGYILYGTSTMLVYSLGNGVHAFTLDPSIGEFILFQENIHIPAKGSIYSVNEGNFWQWEEPMRKYVRYIHRQEGNTARYSGALVADIHRILFQGGVFLYPGTVGQADGKLRLLYESAPLAFLVEQAGGRATTGTEEILDVIPKKLHSRTPLIIGSFENVKVVESFLKP; encoded by the coding sequence ATGACTGATTCTACCAGACTCAATCCCGCCAATGAGATCGTCCTTGGACGTGACTTTATGACCCTTTCTCAGCATGTTCTTTCGCAATTTGGGACATTTTCGGCTGAGGCCTATGATCTGAGTGCATTGATGGGACGCATTAGTTTAGCAGGCAAAACGATCGCTCGCCATCTTAGTCGTGCAGGTTTAGTGGAAAATGTGCTTGGGGTTACAGGTGAAGTCAATGTTCAGGGTGAAGCAGTCAAAAATATGGATCACTATGCTAATCGTGTTTTTCTTCGAGCTTTTGAGCAGAGTGGCTTAGTCTGTCGGCTTGCTTCTGAAGAAATGGAGAAACCCTATTATATTCCCGAAAACTGCCCTATTGGCCGCTATACTCTGCTCTATGATCCCATTGATGGCTCTAGCAATATTGACGTAAATTTAGCGATCGGTTCTATCTTTTCGATTCGGCAACAAGAAGGGAATGATGAATCTGGAGAAGCTCTGGATTTATTACAATCGGGACGTAAACAAATTGGTGCAGGCTATATTCTCTATGGCACAAGCACAATGCTGGTTTATTCTCTAGGGAATGGGGTTCACGCATTTACCCTCGATCCTAGTATTGGAGAATTTATTCTCTTTCAAGAGAATATCCATATTCCTGCTAAGGGTTCTATTTATAGTGTTAATGAAGGAAACTTCTGGCAGTGGGAAGAGCCAATGCGCAAATATGTACGCTACATTCATCGCCAAGAAGGAAATACAGCACGTTATTCAGGAGCTTTAGTTGCGGATATTCATCGCATTCTTTTTCAAGGTGGGGTGTTTCTCTATCCCGGTACAGTTGGTCAAGCAGATGGAAAACTGCGCTTGCTTTACGAATCTGCTCCTTTAGCATTTCTAGTTGAGCAAGCAGGTGGTCGTGCGACCACAGGAACTGAAGAAATTCTTGATGTAATCCCTAAGAAATTACACAGCCGCACGCCTTTAATTATCGGTAGTTTTGAGAATGTCAAAGTGGTAGAGTCTTTTTTAAAGCCTTAA
- a CDS encoding alr0857 family protein gives MLKLTYTEAGLHLERLDISLEEFVTNRMLLSLRSGLSIHIESSRAAFLLTADVVDLLLLKSVMSDRLSNKLSVDRVDDRYVEVCFSGTWISSDLCAEEGTLVTALGDRVEFYLHKLWKISESTLTFAN, from the coding sequence ATGTTGAAACTCACTTACACTGAAGCTGGATTGCACTTAGAGAGATTAGATATCTCTTTGGAGGAGTTCGTCACCAATCGGATGTTGCTCAGCTTGCGTTCTGGCTTGTCGATCCATATTGAATCCAGTCGAGCAGCATTTCTGTTAACTGCGGATGTTGTGGATTTATTGTTACTAAAGTCTGTCATGTCCGATCGCCTCTCTAATAAGCTGAGTGTGGATAGAGTTGACGATCGCTATGTTGAGGTTTGCTTTAGTGGTACTTGGATCTCTAGCGATCTTTGTGCTGAGGAAGGAACTCTGGTGACTGCTTTAGGCGATCGCGTTGAGTTCTATTTGCACAAGCTCTGGAAGATCAGCGAGTCCACCTTAACATTTGCAAATTGA
- a CDS encoding GTP pyrophosphokinase, translating to MKDFDTLLALAITIANQAHAGQLDKAGKPYISHPLAVMAQMDTLESKIVAVLHDAIEDSDLTIADLVRQGFPEFINEAIAAITKRDGEPYEDYILRVKSNAIARKVKIADVTHNMDISRIANPTEKDFQRLEKYKKVLQELTAN from the coding sequence ATGAAAGACTTTGACACTCTTCTAGCTTTGGCGATTACAATCGCCAATCAAGCTCATGCAGGACAATTAGATAAGGCAGGAAAGCCCTACATTTCACATCCATTAGCGGTGATGGCTCAGATGGATACTCTTGAGAGTAAGATTGTGGCGGTTTTGCATGATGCGATTGAGGACTCTGATTTGACGATCGCAGATTTGGTTCGCCAAGGTTTTCCTGAATTTATTAATGAGGCGATCGCTGCGATTACTAAGAGAGATGGTGAGCCTTATGAAGATTACATTTTGCGGGTGAAGTCCAATGCGATCGCCCGTAAAGTCAAGATTGCCGATGTGACTCACAACATGGATATCAGTCGAATTGCTAATCCCACAGAAAAAGATTTTCAGCGTTTAGAGAAATACAAAAAAGTTCTCCAAGAATTAACCGCTAACTAA
- the fba gene encoding class II fructose-bisphosphate aldolase (catalyzes the reversible aldol condensation of dihydroxyacetonephosphate and glyceraldehyde 3-phosphate in the Calvin cycle, glycolysis, and/or gluconeogenesis), translating into MALVPMRLLLDHAAENGYGIPAFNVNNMEQIQSIMQAANETNSPVILQASRGARNYAGENFLRHLILAAAETYPHLPIVMHQDHGNAPATCYSAIQNGFTSVMMDGSLEADAKTPASYEYNVAVTSEVVKVAHAFGASVEGELGCLGSLETGKGEAEDGHGFEGALDHSQLLTDPDEAADFVERTQVDALAVAIGTSHGAYKFTRKPTGEILAISRIEEIHNRLPNTHLVMHGSSSVPEDLLAMINEFGGAIPETYGVPVEEIQKGIKCGVRKVNIDTDCRLAITAAVREALFKNPKEFDPRHFLKPSIKYMQKVCADRYTQFEAAGQAGKIKQVSIYDFVPKYAKGELKQVSREVVKA; encoded by the coding sequence ATGGCTTTAGTACCAATGCGCCTGCTGCTCGATCATGCGGCTGAAAACGGATATGGCATCCCTGCATTTAACGTCAACAACATGGAGCAAATCCAGTCGATCATGCAGGCCGCTAATGAAACCAACAGCCCTGTGATCCTACAAGCTTCTCGTGGCGCACGCAATTATGCAGGCGAAAATTTCTTGCGCCATTTAATTTTGGCTGCTGCCGAAACTTATCCTCATCTGCCCATCGTGATGCACCAAGATCATGGTAATGCCCCAGCAACTTGCTATTCTGCAATCCAAAATGGCTTTACCAGCGTAATGATGGATGGCTCCTTGGAAGCTGATGCTAAAACTCCTGCTAGCTATGAGTACAACGTAGCTGTTACTTCTGAAGTTGTCAAAGTAGCTCATGCCTTCGGCGCAAGCGTTGAAGGTGAACTAGGCTGCTTAGGCTCTCTTGAAACTGGTAAGGGTGAAGCTGAAGATGGACATGGTTTTGAAGGTGCTTTAGATCATTCACAACTTTTGACCGACCCTGATGAAGCTGCTGATTTCGTTGAGCGCACTCAGGTTGATGCCCTTGCAGTAGCGATCGGTACTAGCCATGGTGCATATAAGTTTACTCGCAAGCCTACAGGTGAAATCTTAGCGATCAGCCGTATTGAAGAAATTCATAACCGCTTGCCTAACACCCACCTTGTCATGCATGGTTCTTCTTCAGTTCCTGAAGATCTACTTGCCATGATCAACGAATTTGGCGGCGCAATTCCTGAAACCTATGGTGTACCTGTTGAAGAAATTCAAAAGGGCATCAAGTGCGGTGTGCGTAAGGTCAATATTGACACTGACTGCCGTCTTGCCATCACTGCTGCGGTACGTGAAGCATTGTTCAAGAATCCTAAAGAGTTCGATCCTCGCCACTTCTTGAAGCCATCAATCAAGTACATGCAAAAAGTATGTGCCGATCGCTATACTCAGTTTGAAGCTGCTGGACAAGCTGGCAAGATCAAGCAAGTTAGTATTTACGACTTTGTTCCTAAGTATGCCAAGGGCGAATTGAAGCAAGTTAGCCGTGAAGTTGTTAAGGCTTAA
- a CDS encoding IS30 family transposase codes for MSFVHLTTTERSELYKLRVIEQLSVSEIGRRLKRNKSTISRELSRNTDERQIGYLPDTAVALMKARRKQAKVRFQSISAETITEVKQRLEQHHSPEQLAGRMEREGLGKISYETIYLMIYANHQEMGIYQQYLRQKQKQRRRKGRHQKRGGIPNRVGIENRPKIADLKTEIGHWESDTVIGCNHTGIVVTHVDKASKYLLAGLAKNKTMDEINRVTFNLFDPIESTSRKTMTFDNGREFCGHEKLSERLKLETFFANPYHSWERGLNEHTNGLIREFYPKSTNFKIVKEEDFQKAVNLINYRPRKSLDYRTPYEVFFASSEPVAFHP; via the coding sequence ATGAGCTTTGTCCATCTTACCACCACAGAAAGAAGTGAACTGTATAAACTAAGAGTAATTGAGCAATTATCTGTATCAGAGATAGGTCGTCGCTTGAAGCGAAACAAAAGTACGATTTCAAGAGAGTTATCGCGCAATACAGACGAGCGACAGATTGGCTATTTGCCAGATACTGCGGTTGCCCTGATGAAAGCAAGACGGAAACAAGCAAAGGTAAGATTTCAGAGCATCAGTGCTGAGACGATCACCGAAGTCAAACAACGGTTAGAGCAACACCACAGCCCAGAGCAACTAGCAGGGAGAATGGAAAGGGAGGGGCTAGGTAAAATCAGCTATGAGACGATTTATCTGATGATCTATGCAAACCATCAAGAGATGGGAATATATCAACAATATCTGAGGCAGAAGCAAAAGCAACGAAGGCGCAAAGGTCGCCATCAGAAGCGAGGTGGCATTCCCAATAGGGTAGGGATAGAGAATCGACCGAAGATTGCAGATTTAAAAACAGAGATTGGACATTGGGAAAGTGATACGGTAATCGGGTGCAACCACACAGGTATCGTAGTTACGCATGTTGATAAAGCATCGAAGTATTTACTTGCTGGACTAGCTAAGAACAAGACGATGGACGAGATAAACAGAGTGACATTCAATCTATTTGATCCTATAGAATCAACATCTCGAAAGACAATGACCTTTGATAATGGAAGAGAATTCTGTGGGCATGAGAAGCTATCTGAAAGATTGAAACTAGAGACTTTCTTTGCGAATCCATATCATTCATGGGAACGTGGATTGAATGAACACACCAATGGATTAATTAGAGAGTTCTATCCCAAAAGTACAAACTTTAAAATCGTGAAAGAAGAGGACTTTCAGAAGGCAGTGAATTTGATCAATTACAGACCCAGAAAATCACTTGACTATCGTACTCCTTACGAAGTATTCTTTGCTTCATCAGAACCCGTTGCATTTCATCCTTGA
- the ftsH gene encoding ATP-dependent zinc metalloprotease FtsH — translation MKSSWRTALLWLLPIAIIGFFGWQTLVARPAPSRPTVNAANTRIAYGRFLEYLDEHRVRKVDIFDGGRTAVIVATDPQIEGKEQRARVDLPIYAPELMDKLNEGGIDLAIYPPSNNGAIWGFISNLIFPIALIAGLFFLFRRSNQMGGPGQAMDFGKSKARFAMDAQTGVKFDDVAGIEEAKEELQEVVTFLKKPERFTAVGAKIPKGVLLIGPPGTGKTLLAKAIAGEAGVPFFSVSGSEFVEMFVGVGASRVRDLFKKAKENAPCIIFIDEIDAVGRQRGAGIGGGNDEREQTLNQILTEMDGFEGNSGVIVIAATNRADVLDSALLRPGRFDRQIGVDPPDIKGRLQVLNVHARDKKISPEVSLEAIARRTPGFAGADLANLLNEAAILTARRRKDAMTMAEIDDAVDRVIAGLEGKALVDSRNKRLIAYHEVGHAIVGTLLKDHDPVQKVTLIPRGQAAGLTWFTPDEEQTLVSRGQILARITAALGGRAAEEAVFGAAEVTTGAGGDLQQVSGMARQMVTRYGMSNIGQLALEGQSSEVFLGRSMGGGSQYSEDISAKIDQQVREIVQKCYQSALQIVYENRAAIDRVVDLLVENETLDGDEFRRIVSEYTSVPIKERFVPQI, via the coding sequence ATGAAATCCTCTTGGAGAACTGCACTGCTGTGGTTACTGCCCATAGCGATCATCGGCTTTTTTGGATGGCAGACATTAGTAGCTCGTCCCGCACCTAGCCGTCCCACTGTGAATGCGGCGAATACCCGCATAGCCTATGGAAGATTCCTTGAGTATCTTGATGAACATCGGGTACGCAAAGTTGATATTTTTGATGGTGGTCGCACGGCGGTAATCGTAGCAACCGATCCCCAAATTGAAGGCAAAGAGCAACGCGCTAGAGTTGATTTGCCAATATATGCACCTGAGTTGATGGATAAACTCAACGAAGGCGGTATCGATCTGGCCATCTATCCACCTAGCAACAATGGTGCAATCTGGGGCTTTATTAGTAACTTAATTTTTCCGATCGCTTTAATTGCTGGTTTGTTTTTCTTGTTCCGCCGATCCAATCAAATGGGTGGTCCCGGACAAGCGATGGATTTTGGCAAATCTAAGGCTCGTTTTGCGATGGATGCTCAAACTGGCGTGAAGTTTGATGATGTAGCTGGTATTGAAGAAGCTAAAGAAGAGCTACAAGAAGTTGTCACATTCTTGAAAAAGCCCGAACGCTTTACTGCGGTTGGGGCTAAGATTCCCAAGGGCGTTTTATTGATTGGACCTCCTGGAACTGGTAAAACTTTGCTGGCTAAGGCGATCGCTGGTGAAGCAGGTGTACCTTTCTTCTCCGTTTCGGGTTCTGAGTTTGTCGAAATGTTTGTTGGTGTTGGTGCATCAAGAGTGCGCGACCTTTTCAAGAAAGCCAAGGAAAACGCTCCTTGTATTATCTTTATTGATGAAATTGATGCGGTGGGTCGCCAACGTGGCGCTGGTATTGGTGGCGGCAATGATGAACGCGAACAAACCCTTAACCAAATCCTTACAGAAATGGATGGATTTGAAGGTAACTCTGGTGTCATCGTAATTGCCGCAACTAACCGTGCCGATGTGCTTGACTCAGCTCTATTGCGTCCCGGTCGTTTTGATCGCCAAATTGGTGTTGATCCACCTGATATCAAGGGTCGTTTGCAAGTTTTGAATGTTCATGCTCGCGATAAAAAGATTAGCCCTGAAGTTTCTTTAGAAGCGATCGCCCGTCGTACCCCCGGATTTGCTGGTGCTGATCTCGCCAACCTTTTGAATGAAGCTGCCATTCTTACCGCACGTCGCCGTAAAGATGCAATGACGATGGCAGAAATTGATGATGCCGTTGATCGCGTGATTGCGGGACTAGAGGGTAAAGCCCTCGTTGATAGCCGTAACAAGCGTTTGATTGCTTATCACGAAGTTGGTCATGCGATCGTCGGTACATTGCTTAAGGATCATGATCCAGTCCAAAAAGTTACCTTGATTCCTAGAGGGCAAGCAGCTGGATTGACATGGTTTACTCCCGATGAAGAACAAACCTTAGTTTCACGAGGTCAAATCCTAGCCCGCATTACAGCGGCTCTAGGTGGTCGTGCTGCTGAAGAGGCTGTATTTGGTGCTGCCGAAGTAACCACAGGCGCAGGTGGAGATTTGCAACAGGTCAGTGGCATGGCACGTCAAATGGTAACTCGTTATGGCATGTCCAACATTGGTCAACTAGCCCTTGAAGGTCAAAGCTCTGAGGTATTTCTCGGTCGCAGCATGGGCGGTGGATCGCAATATTCGGAGGATATTTCGGCAAAAATCGATCAGCAAGTTCGTGAAATCGTGCAGAAATGTTATCAATCAGCCCTACAGATTGTCTACGAAAATCGAGCCGCGATCGATCGCGTTGTTGATCTTCTAGTTGAAAACGAAACTCTAGATGGTGATGAGTTCCGTCGCATTGTTTCTGAATATACATCCGTTCCTATAAAGGAACGCTTTGTTCCTCAAATCTAA
- a CDS encoding protein phosphatase 2C domain-containing protein has protein sequence MSICPSCKAVNPDSHQFCQFCGTKITVEITIDSTFNILGDVAIQPSSIPTRPLNLESVLEEIKIQVEDLASSQVVSDTEKFAPEEELPLEFNLEDFADVESEMTMVLSSTMHLQDLTYAGKTDVGMQRDRNEDDFVTILQTRSINGKSQISDRSHRGLFVLCDGMGGHEGGEVASAIAVNSITEQFRPFWIDTLPGEKKINEIICKANQQIFAKNESEKRQSLGRMGTTLVVLAIHDLDLVIAHVGDSRIYKVTNSHQELKLEPKLEQITRDHEVLNQLIDLGVEIEVARARPDAHQLTQALGPNPSDRLEPAIEFFTLTEPTLFLLCSDGLCDNDAIEDNWRSHLLPILNKETDLQTGLDNLIELGNNVNGHDNLTAILVLCEPSTSSQKYEDTK, from the coding sequence ATGAGCATCTGTCCTAGTTGTAAAGCTGTAAATCCTGATAGTCACCAATTTTGCCAATTCTGCGGCACTAAAATTACTGTAGAAATTACTATAGATTCGACTTTCAATATTCTTGGAGATGTTGCTATCCAACCTTCTTCCATTCCAACACGACCATTAAATTTAGAGTCTGTGCTAGAAGAAATCAAAATTCAGGTAGAAGATTTGGCATCTTCTCAAGTAGTGAGCGATACAGAGAAATTTGCTCCAGAAGAAGAATTACCACTAGAATTTAATTTAGAAGACTTTGCCGATGTGGAGTCAGAAATGACGATGGTTTTATCTTCCACCATGCACTTACAGGATCTAACCTATGCTGGCAAAACTGATGTGGGAATGCAGCGCGATCGCAATGAGGATGATTTTGTCACCATTTTGCAAACTCGTAGCATTAACGGAAAAAGCCAAATCAGCGATCGCAGTCATCGAGGATTATTTGTGTTGTGTGATGGCATGGGTGGACATGAAGGTGGCGAGGTGGCGAGTGCGATCGCGGTTAATTCTATTACGGAGCAGTTTCGTCCATTTTGGATCGATACCTTACCAGGCGAGAAAAAAATCAATGAAATTATCTGCAAGGCAAATCAGCAGATTTTTGCTAAAAATGAAAGTGAAAAGAGGCAATCACTGGGGCGAATGGGAACAACTTTGGTTGTTTTAGCAATTCACGATCTAGATTTGGTCATAGCCCATGTTGGTGATAGCCGTATTTACAAAGTTACAAATTCTCATCAGGAACTCAAATTAGAACCAAAATTAGAGCAAATTACTCGCGATCATGAGGTTCTCAATCAGTTAATCGATCTCGGTGTGGAGATTGAAGTCGCAAGGGCTAGACCTGATGCTCATCAGCTTACTCAAGCGCTTGGACCGAATCCTAGCGATCGCCTTGAGCCTGCCATTGAGTTTTTTACATTAACTGAACCCACTTTATTTTTATTATGTTCCGATGGTTTGTGTGATAACGATGCGATCGAGGATAATTGGCGATCGCATTTACTACCAATTTTAAATAAGGAAACTGATTTACAAACAGGTTTAGATAATCTCATTGAGTTAGGAAACAACGTCAATGGTCACGACAACCTTACTGCGATTCTAGTTTTGTGTGAGCCTAGTACCAGTTCCCAAAAGTATGAAGACACTAAATAA
- a CDS encoding HNH endonuclease — MQSINQYEPDVLRQSVVVFSQNYLPVSRINIKRAIALLVTGRAEPLELMSQQTWQVVSPRLILQVPEHIRLTLTKSERFWRVPPVARREILRRDNHTCQYCGNTKNLTIDHVIPRAKGGLNTWENVVIACEPCNNRKGNRTPHEANMTLRTKPKAPMHPTVAFAEQFWRSQQEINSG, encoded by the coding sequence GTGCAATCTATCAACCAATATGAACCAGATGTATTGAGGCAATCGGTAGTCGTGTTTTCGCAAAACTATTTGCCTGTGAGCCGTATCAACATCAAACGCGCGATCGCATTGCTAGTCACAGGTCGCGCCGAACCCTTGGAGCTAATGAGCCAACAAACTTGGCAAGTTGTTTCCCCCAGACTCATCTTGCAAGTGCCAGAACATATCCGTCTGACGCTGACGAAATCAGAACGATTTTGGCGAGTTCCACCAGTCGCCCGTAGAGAAATTTTGCGCCGTGACAATCACACTTGCCAATATTGCGGCAACACTAAAAACCTGACGATCGATCACGTCATCCCCCGCGCTAAGGGTGGATTGAATACTTGGGAAAACGTCGTCATTGCTTGTGAGCCTTGCAATAACCGTAAGGGAAATCGCACACCTCACGAAGCCAATATGACTTTGCGAACTAAGCCAAAAGCCCCGATGCATCCTACCGTTGCCTTTGCCGAACAATTCTGGCGATCGCAACAAGAAATAAACAGTGGATAG
- a CDS encoding FIST signal transduction protein: MKWVTSLSTKISLEAAVQDLSQQIFALLGDRSLDLGFLFVSTAFASDYPRLLPLLADKLPIQKLIGCSGGGIVGNGQEFEDKPAIALLVGHLPNAEAKVFHLDDHLLPDLDSPPDLWEKLTDVDPTVSPSFVLVGDPFSFPINDLIQGLDFAYPNAVKVGGLASSGGMGANALFCFHQEGKYKLYRTGLLGVALWGDVTIDPVVAQGCRPIGKILQVSECERNLILGLEGKPPLSLLQDTVGDLSPSDRELAQHSLFIGVVMNEFKANPSQGDFLIRNIIGVDPRSGAIAVGDRMRPGQRIQLHLRDGKASAEDLEEALINYTNQLSLEAPNISPTAALMFSCMGRGERLYDKPNFDSEILQKHLGLIPFGGFFCSGEIGPVGGTTFLHGYTSVFGILRPKNK; the protein is encoded by the coding sequence ATGAAGTGGGTTACTAGTCTTTCGACAAAAATATCTTTGGAAGCTGCGGTACAGGATCTGTCACAGCAAATATTTGCCTTACTTGGTGATCGCTCACTTGACTTAGGCTTCTTGTTTGTTTCCACAGCATTTGCTAGCGACTATCCGCGTTTATTACCGTTGCTAGCGGATAAATTGCCAATCCAAAAATTAATTGGCTGCTCTGGCGGGGGAATTGTGGGCAATGGGCAAGAGTTTGAAGATAAACCTGCGATCGCCTTACTAGTTGGTCACTTACCCAATGCCGAAGCAAAAGTATTTCACCTCGATGATCATCTGTTGCCAGATCTCGATAGTCCTCCCGATCTCTGGGAAAAGTTAACGGATGTTGACCCCACAGTTTCACCTAGTTTTGTTTTAGTTGGCGATCCGTTCTCATTTCCGATTAATGACTTAATTCAAGGGCTAGATTTTGCTTATCCTAATGCCGTCAAGGTGGGGGGCTTGGCAAGTAGTGGCGGCATGGGGGCAAACGCATTGTTTTGCTTTCACCAAGAAGGCAAGTATAAGCTTTACCGTACTGGTTTGTTAGGTGTAGCCCTGTGGGGCGATGTGACCATTGATCCTGTTGTCGCGCAGGGTTGCCGACCCATTGGTAAAATCTTGCAGGTCTCTGAATGTGAGCGTAATTTGATTTTGGGACTGGAGGGCAAGCCACCTCTGAGCTTATTGCAAGATACAGTGGGTGACTTAAGCCCAAGCGATCGCGAACTCGCGCAGCATTCACTGTTTATTGGTGTGGTGATGAATGAATTTAAGGCAAATCCATCACAGGGTGATTTCTTGATTCGGAATATTATTGGTGTTGATCCTAGATCTGGGGCGATCGCGGTTGGTGACAGAATGCGTCCTGGACAGAGAATCCAACTACATTTACGCGATGGCAAAGCTTCAGCAGAAGATTTAGAGGAAGCCCTGATTAATTACACCAATCAGTTGAGTTTGGAGGCTCCTAACATTTCTCCTACAGCAGCTTTAATGTTTTCCTGTATGGGACGTGGCGAGAGACTATATGATAAGCCCAACTTTGATTCGGAAATTCTACAAAAGCATCTTGGCTTAATCCCCTTCGGTGGTTTTTTCTGCTCTGGTGAAATTGGTCCTGTAGGCGGCACAACGTTCCTCCATGGTTATACCTCAGTATTTGGCATCCTGAGACCAAAAAATAAGTAA
- the apcB gene encoding allophycocyanin subunit beta, whose amino-acid sequence MQDAITSLIGAYDATGKYFDRDAMDTLKSFFATGNARLAASSAITANAASIVRKAGSQLFEEVPDLIRPGGNAYTTRRFAACLRDMDYYLRYASYALVAGNNDVLDERVLQGLRDTYSSLGVPIGPTVLGIQIMKQAVMDLVGESADWLAAPFDYMSRELSEKNI is encoded by the coding sequence ATGCAGGATGCAATTACCAGCCTAATCGGTGCTTATGATGCAACTGGTAAATATTTTGATCGCGATGCCATGGATACCCTCAAGTCCTTTTTTGCAACAGGCAACGCCCGCTTAGCCGCGTCTTCGGCAATCACCGCAAATGCGGCTTCGATTGTGCGTAAGGCTGGTTCTCAATTATTTGAAGAAGTTCCCGATTTGATCCGCCCAGGTGGTAATGCTTATACAACACGCCGTTTTGCGGCTTGCTTGCGTGACATGGACTATTATTTGCGCTATGCCTCCTATGCTCTAGTTGCGGGCAACAATGATGTTCTCGACGAAAGAGTCTTGCAGGGTTTGCGTGATACCTATAGCTCTCTAGGCGTACCAATCGGACCAACTGTTCTGGGTATTCAGATTATGAAACAAGCTGTTATGGACTTAGTAGGTGAAAGTGCTGACTGGTTGGCAGCACCCTTTGACTACATGAGTCGCGAACTTAGCGAAAAGAATATCTAA
- a CDS encoding response regulator — protein MTSSSFSVVEPNKLNLAKKPKLLVVDDEQDNLDLLYRTFRREFTVFRADSAIRALEILEHEGEMAAIISDQRMPEMNGTEFLSRTVSDFPDTMRIVLTGYTDIKDLIDAINSGQVHKYITKPWEPDQLKLVVSQATHSYDLLKQRSEELSRSQAQNALLSVIVAIAQKSNHMSGCMLPLADAFWQNFSADGVILQLVEQDALSDTQAICGDYLWNLATDPLVQMAIAEKKSQISLSPHQLADPDQPCKTNLAIAITFREQILGILAMRWRRANALSLDDVVVIQKCADEVALALICIRYYERL, from the coding sequence ATGACTTCTTCTTCGTTTTCTGTGGTTGAGCCAAATAAATTAAATCTAGCCAAAAAACCAAAACTTTTGGTAGTGGATGATGAGCAAGATAACCTTGATTTGCTATATCGCACCTTTCGGAGAGAATTTACGGTGTTTCGAGCAGATAGTGCAATCAGGGCGTTAGAGATTCTGGAACATGAAGGCGAGATGGCTGCAATCATTTCCGATCAGCGTATGCCTGAAATGAATGGAACCGAGTTTCTTAGTCGTACTGTTTCCGATTTCCCTGATACGATGCGGATCGTGCTGACGGGATATACAGACATTAAGGATTTGATCGATGCGATTAATTCTGGACAGGTTCATAAATATATTACGAAGCCTTGGGAACCAGACCAACTAAAGTTGGTTGTGTCACAAGCGACCCATAGCTACGATTTGCTAAAGCAACGTTCTGAGGAGTTGAGCCGATCGCAAGCCCAGAATGCTTTGTTGTCAGTAATTGTAGCGATCGCCCAAAAATCGAATCATATGTCTGGATGTATGCTGCCTTTAGCTGATGCATTTTGGCAAAATTTTAGTGCTGACGGGGTGATCTTGCAGTTGGTTGAGCAAGACGCTTTGAGCGATACTCAAGCTATATGTGGTGATTATCTTTGGAATTTGGCTACCGATCCTTTAGTACAGATGGCGATCGCTGAGAAAAAGTCTCAAATTTCTCTGTCTCCACATCAGCTAGCTGATCCAGATCAACCCTGCAAAACTAATTTGGCGATCGCGATTACTTTCCGTGAACAGATTTTGGGGATATTGGCAATGCGTTGGCGCAGGGCAAATGCTTTGAGCCTTGACGATGTTGTGGTAATTCAGAAATGTGCTGATGAAGTAGCGCTTGCCCTAATTTGTATTCGTTATTATGAAAGACTTTGA